The window cttcttcttcccgctcgaccgtaagtactgcactgacgacttgtcctgtggctgcaatataaagcagcaaaggctctttgctgataggAGCAGcaagcaaatgctgcatcagcttctggagtccactcgaacttgtctgacttcttcatcagtcggtaaagaggcaatgccttttcaccgacgcgagagatgaatcgacttaaagcagccaagcatccagtaagcttctggacatcatgcacacgcacaaggcgtttcattcggagtatagtgccaactttttctgggttagcgtcgattcctcgttcggaaacaagaaaaccgagtaacttgccgccaggaactccgaatgtgcactttgatggattaagcttgatatcatacctcctgagattggcaaatgtttcagcaaggtcagtcaacaggtcgaaaccctttcgtgacttgaacactatatcatccatgtatgcttccacattctgacttatatgagtgagcaaacacttctgaatcatcctcatgaacatggctccagcattcttgagaccgaatggcatggtgacataacagaagcacccgaatggagtgatgaaagccgttttgatctcatcgggtccatacagacggatatgatggtacccggaataggcatctaaaaaagacaacctctcacatcccgcagtcgagtcgactatttggtcgatgtggggaagagggaaatgatctttcgggcaggcccgattgatatgtttgaaatctatGCACATGCGCAGTGACTTGTCCTtcgtggggaccatgacaacattggcgagccactcggagtggtaaatctctcggatgaactctactGCTAAGATCCGAgcaacctcctcaccaatggcctttctcttctggacggcggaccttcGAAGATGTTCTCTGAAAGGTTTGactttcgggtcgactcgtaggtggtgctcagccagccccctgggaacacccgacatgtcagcaggctaacatgcaaagatgtcccagttctcacggaggaactcgatgagcgcttcttcctatttagagtcgagtgttattGAGATgttggtcggagcagcattggggtcagtcgggtgaatgtgaatcggtttcgtctcaccggacgactgaaatcctGATTCCGTAGCGCGCTTCttggctcacaacaaatcactcgaatctgcagtcttctgatattcttgcaactccaccactgccatctaagCATCAGCGATCttagagcctttctggaagcactcttctgccttcttctgaTTGCCCGTGACAGTGATCACGcccttgggaccgggcatcttcagtttgaggtacacataacatggtcgagccatgaaacgggcATACGCCGGCCTTCCCAGAATGGCGTgataagcgctctggaaatccacgacctcaaaggtcaacttttctttgcgaaaattctttgaatcaccaaaaaccacatcaagagcaatttggccgagtgtctcagccttctttccaggaatgactccatggaaactcatgttactggtgctgagtctggacatcggaatgcccatccctttcaacgtctctgcatacaagatgttcaggccactgccaccatccatcaaaacttttgtcagtcgagtgccttcgacgactggatcgaccaccaacgcttgcctcccaggggtggcaatgtgtgtCGGAATAtcggattggtcgaatgtgatggcagtctgggaccatttTAGATAATTGggcgtcgccggagcgaccatgttcacttctcggttgataactttcaatcgaattttgctttcaacatcagcagaaatcatcagggtggaattgacttgagggtatccaccatcactatcttccttgtcctcaactttgtccgactccttttccttatccttgggctgcttcccttggaactgccgaatcaagagtcgacactgtcgaatgGTATGCTTctggtaaatgagtttaccctcttcatctttctttgtgtgaatgtgacacggccagtccaacacatcatttccatcttggtctttcaccttcttgggattccaaggacccttgggtttccccttgaactttcctgggGTCACAGCCAAGGCTTCTCCGGGAGCaactggctcggctttgcgcttctgcttccgactagagTTTCCTCCGCCGGCTTCATTAGCGGCTGACTTGTATTTACCACTCcgaagccgatcctcttcttcaccatttgcatacttggtggcaatctccatcattcgactcagggtcatatctccggtccgaccgaatttcaaactcaactctctgttcttgacacctttgaaggcacagactgcctggtgatcagatacattctcaactgtgtggtgcaacgtgatccacctctggatgtaatctctcaaggtttcattcgacttctgcacacacgactgcagctctgtcaaccctgctggccgcttgcaagtcccttcaaatgtcctgacaaacactcgggcaagatcttcccaagtgtaaatactgctgggtgctaactgattcaaccacgctctggacgAACCCTCCAACataaggggcaaatgcttcatagctACCTCATCGTtgtcgccgccaatctgaacagccactcggtaatcttcaagccaagtgtcaggcttggactcaccagtgaacttactgactccagtcgccaacctgaagttgggaggaatcaccgcggctctgatggcactgctaaaacactctggccctgagacatgaactctgctgctggtgggaacATCTCTgccatggccttctcggtgagctctgttcctgtcgaccaaaccttgaacggtaatggatctcgcatcaaagcctggttctctggggtcgactggaacccttcgcccaacactgtgttgGCGTCTGTCAacctgctgccgaggagcgtatgatccgccccttggggaaggggtgggcactcgacgtcgatcattgcGATCGAATCAGTGCTCATACTGCTCGCGGCTCTTGTACTGATCATCACGCCGGCCCCCACgttcctcacgcctcgggggcaatCTCGGACTATCGGCCGACTGGACtgaattcgcagcgacggatctgttgtgaatcctgttccgtgacTGTGATAcgactgaattttgatctcctgctgcccggagtaaatctctgatctgtagCAAACCTCTAcccgcctccgactgggaaggctgaatcgactctgctatacgagctgcagctgctaaattctgaatcggagttcgatatacctgagttggttgttgaaagagctgacgtcgactggattctggaacccgtggtcgcgcgcgctcgtcgagtactCGCTGGAGgtactccagtcgagtgcgctcagccaggttggccaagcacgcatcctccaaggcacgagcctcgggggtttctccaacgataggagtgtgaagcgcatccatgttccggcagcgAGGTTCCTCCCTCTGCAGTGAAGTGAGGGGCTCGGGTCGGTACTCTTCGTGAGCTTGCGCCGGATCGCCTCCACCGtcacctccgtcggtgcgggggaatccaggaggactgcatggtccatcgaccatcagaacctctgccgccggatcactgctatcgcactcggatgcggtctctgcggagccagtcgacagatcgaacatgccgtagagagattcgtcgggctcgatcgcccaaCTTGGggagtggccgactggcgggccaccgcatgtctcacccactgccgaagcctcgaccgaccagagcgcttgccccGGCGGGAGAGTGGGAACGAGGACGTCACAGGAGCGGTcccatactgggtcgacggttgccgcaggaggacgccatggacgcacgcgcgaaagtgcgttgccccgcggacggggagcgcgtaaacgtcgagtggagcctcctgaagccaagcggagtcgtcggcgatgaacgtgagcgtaccgagacggatctcgcggccctcgaccaaaactccacctgaaaccatgatgtaGGAGATCGAAAGAATCCCAACTTCTCCAACAAATCGCTAGAACacctgccccacagtgggcgccaactgtcgtggttctaagtctgacagtagaatggggggtaggaatagagaggcaagatcctagatatggagtagttgtatacgcaagaaatttacgagttcaggcccttctcggaggaagtaacagccctacgtctcggagcccggaggcggtcgactggattatatgcgtatgagttacaggggtgcgaacccttctgcctgtggaggggggtggcttatatagagtgcgccaggaccccagccagcccacgtagcggagggtttaaggtacattaaggccagacgttactggtaacacctTACATAAAAtgccatcatgaccataaagactacttaattacagaccgtttggatacagagtggctcCTGAACTCCTGAtgatcgagtgagtcttcatggtcgagtgtctttgaatCTGTCGAGTGGAATCCTAgcaggtcgactggaaggcagcttctttaaggatgtccttggggagggtatcttggacaggtccatgaccctaccctaggtacatgaattCATCAACTGGTACATTACTTATGTGCACATGCCAACCATCAGGATAATTCCTAAAAGACAAAATGTACCAAAAAAAGATGTAACAAAGCTAGCGGTAGATTAGCTGCGGAAGAAGTACCTCCATGTCCTTTGTAAGAACCCTGAAGGTGTCGCCATGCAGCTCCCTTAAATCTGCTTGCACTTTTTTTGGGCAGACTGAAACGACCAAAGACATCTCATTCAATTTGCTGGTGCGAGAGTTGAGAACATTCAGCTGATCAGAGTTGCTTTTCATGCTGTTTTCAGCAAGTACTTTGAGATCATTTTGTCCTTTAATCTGCGATAACATGTTTGAACATATCAAACTTTGTTGTCTTTGCAAACAATGAAATGGTAGGAGAAAGAACTGAGACATCAACTTCTCTTACAATTTTCTGAAGTGTATCCTCTAGGAGATCAAACTTTTGCTGCACACCACCAGCTGCACATAACAGATAAATATGATTCACTTATATGATGATGCATCAGTtgtcgaagaagaagaaaaatcaaaGTGCAAGGTTTATGAGCAAAGCAGAAGCTGCTGCGATTCCTATTATGATCAACGGTACCAGTTTGCAAGGCTTACATTCAACTGATGCGTCCTTGATGGTTCTGTTTAACTGAATAACATCAGTTTGTACCGAGTCCAATACCATTCCCATCTTGTGTACTGAACCTGACAGTTGCTGAAACCTGTGCCCAGCGTCCTCGTTAACCTTACCTGTTGAAATACTACCATCATCAGGCACACCAAACAAAACATAAGCACAGCTTAGTGATATTGTTATATCACCAGCCACGAATCCCCAAGCTACAATTTAAACCTAGCATGTCATAGGTTAACTTGAGCAGAGTACAGAATGAACCACAGCCTTTTTCATCCCTTCCAAAAGCTGCGGGTAAATTCGCATGCCCCCATACGCCAGCTAGCAGATTCGTGCACAACAAATTTACTTTAGAGTGCTATAAACTGGAACCATGGGAAACTAAATTCAAACCAAACATCTCAAGCACTGTACACTCTAAACCCCGTAAAAGGTCCAGTAGACAATCCGCCATTCcctgttttaaaaaatgaagtaaataTGTTATGCTAGACTATTGTTTCAAACAAATATATTAGAATGTTAAATTTAACATGCTAGAAAATTAAAGTAGAGTGCCCAACACACACAGTGTAAGTAAGACTAGCATATAGTAGTTTGTCTTGTACAGAATGCTTCTAATCTAAGTAAGCATGAGAGTGTACGTGTTGGAGCTTTGTCATACATGCAAATATTTTACGAGGAGAACTAGCTAGATACATGTATGTGACCATTAGAATGCATACGTGTGTAGGGGAGCTCCCTCGGCATCGCTGCTATCGTGTTTGACCAATGAAACAAAAGGTTACAGGGAGCTTTTAAGTAAAATTGAGGGTGTAAAATTAATATTGAGGTTGTACATTACAGTCACTAATACCCACGAGTTCAGAGTTTCAGAGCAAGGAACAGCCGACAGGGTCGGTACCGGTCTAGATTGTACAACCTCTGTTCAGAATTAACCGTCGATGAAATGAGTGTATTTAGACGTGCATcagtgtgtagattcactcatttcagCGAGAGTTTATTCCGAGCTGTAGTTTTTGCTGAACAGAGTTATATACGTACTCTGTAGTTTGTGCCGAACAGAGAGTTCTAAACTGCATTCTATAGCGTGTGATGAACACATTGCAGAGGCAAAAAAATCGTTCGGTTGGTAGCTTCAGGTCCTAATGTCCTAGAGCAGACATGCCACGTGCTAATATTTGGCCAACACGTCACTGGTTTGTAGCGTCTGTTGACAAAAATGTCAGTCATAGTATCTGACAGTCTGCCTTCACATGTTTATATGTTATATGTTACCATGTTTAGGAATCAACTACTCCGTATATATTTTACCATGTCTGTCACATCCAAGTGTGATCAAACATATTGCTGGAATGCCTATAGGGTGCAGACATGTGTGATTAAACATATCGATCCAGATGGTGCTTGCAATAATTAACTAACACCAGCGCACCGCTCAATCAGCACGATCAGGTGTGCGACCGCAAAAGGCCTGAACTACAGGGGCGCAATCGCACGAACAAATAAGCAGCAGCAGTAGATGCTAATCGGCAGGCTGGAAGCTAGCGATCGACCATGGATGGATGAGACCAGGCATCAGGATTTGTAAATCGTCTGACTTACcagcagaggacgaagaagagtccGGAGAAGAAGCGCCAGCTGTCGGGGGAGAGCGCGCGGCCGCAGCAGAAGCACTGGCTGGCCACCATGGCGACGGTCTGCCCGACCAGCAGCAGGGCGAGCGCGCCGACGCCGTACTAGGTGGACGCATCCGTGTCGTACACGCAGTACCGCCTGCCACCAGGCTCGGCCTCGCCGAGTTGCGCCTGCACCCAGTGTCCCCAATCAAGATTCAAGAACCCGATGGCTCCGGCCTGAGCACATACGCATACATAGATAGATGCTTGAACGAGTTGGCCAGGAGATGGTGCGGCTCACCGTGCTCCGGCGGCGCTCGGTGCCGATGGCGAGGACGAAGGCGAGGATGTCAAGGAGCAACACCAGGCCGATCACCATGATGGACGCCATGGGGACGCCGGCCGATCAAAACCAAATACACTTGAGAGGAGCATGATGAGATCGGGAGGAAGGGGACGTCCTTATGATCTGGCTCGCGAGCCCACTGCCGCTGTCGCGGGTCGTCGACGGTGGGGGTGACAGCGGATCGAGGTGGGAGGGNNNNNNNNNNNNNNNNNNNNNNNNNNNNNNNNNNNNNNNNNNNNNNNNNNNNNNNNNNNNNNNNNNNNNNNNNNNNNNNNNNNNNNNNNNNNNNNNNNNNNNNNNNNNNNNNNNNNNNNNNNNNNNNNNNNNNNNNNNNNNNNNNNNNNNNNNNNNNNNNNNNNNNNNNNNNNNNNNNNNNNNNNNNNNNNNNNNNNNNNNNNNNNNNNNNNNNNNNNNNNNNNNNNNNNNNNNNNNNNNNNNNNNNNNNNNNNNNNNNNNNNNNNNNNNNNNNNNNNNNNNNNNNNNNNNNNNNNNNNNNNNNNNNNNNNNNNNNNNNNtgggagggagggggagggggtggaTCTGGCCGCCGCCATGCCCATGGTCGTGCCATGCGGCTAGGTCTAGGTCATGAGCGAGGAGGGAGCGCAGATCCGGCCGCGGCCATGGGagagaaggggaggggaggggttgccggCGGCCGGggttgagggagaggagagaggatgGCGCCGGCGGTGGCTGGGTGGTTGGGGATCGAGAGGGTTGGGGGTGGCGGCTGTgggacgagagggggagagtggttGATGtatgatccgcgtgatatgcctaTGGACCAATCAGAGTGCACCAAACAATTTGACGattttttgaccatataaattggtcgtgactgattacatacaaatttttcattccatttttcaatgctcaaaatgagttttttttgtgaaatacctaTCTAATATTTGTTCAAATCatgtcatattttgcacaagtttcATCTTAAATTGGCAAACAACATTGACAAAGGGGGTTTTAATTTCTTTTTTTGAGTGtccaaaataagtttttttgtgaagaacctatcatatatttgttgcaaaattgtataaatcaattttttaaaatattaggacatatttaatgcacaattgaccaaatggttgggtgtcaaaagttttgatccacctccggtgaaaaagacaaattttcgccgattcagctggaaatgggtcaaatttgaactgtagctacctcgtagtttgctctttattttttccaaaaatcatttctaggtacataagtatctatttaatcagagaaatatcaaaagttttccaagattcaaccactagctaggaacggtcatgccagccgttttgaccgcattttgaaacgggcataaaaaattcaaaacaaattcaaaaaattggaaaaccttcgcattgtgtcattatatgtgatcaagtttttaggaaaaataataaacttgtaatacggcaattatttttaaaaagtgttctaaaaaatgagctatcatgcatgaagtttcatggctttcaagccaaatgatcaatcttatggccacattcatggtatagtttgttcaaataatctcatattgtgcacaaggatgcatcttggaattccaaacagtgTTGCCTAAGGGgatcttcattttctttgcacggaaaattcatttctattttctgagtgcccgaaatgagtttttttttgtgaaggacctaccatatatttgttacaaaattggaagaaatcaattttctaaaatactaggccatatttaatgtataattgcaaaatggttgggtgtcaaattttttgatccacctctggtgaaaaaagacagattcccaccgattcagtaggaagcgggtcaaatttgaactggaagtgcctcatagtttgatctttattttttccaaaaataatttctaggtacataagtacctatttaatcataaatacatggtttggtggcgatacgtcgaggtttggatgatggccgagggccccaactctagagcgcgtaaactcgcatgcccgcagcgtggtcaccgtgtgaccgtggcgttgccatgtgttctgggcggcctagacatgtctagtgggttgggcactccccaggtaggtgctaggaagaaaatcacaacataagattctcacgaggagaccgatcgatgctcaaacatgaataagcaaccaagtgtttgattagcggtatgggaaatgcacatggctaatgggcatgagttttggccgaggatgatcagttactaagaagaccatcttcacaaatttgcagctcaaaaggaggagcctaggtggtacttgctttgcaaagtaccacactggacataaatacgaatgttgaagctgggctcaaaataatgaatggattgagctggcatttggtggaggatgattatttgggcataggaaagcaccgtagaaaatggataccatttggacatgcaaaagtggtacttccttcataaagtgtttttctgaatagaataggaaaatgaatatttttgaattatttttgaactagtcaAGGAAGgtcttttacatatttgacgaagatatgacccaaagaatttatgagattttttgggaattttgggaatgagagaaatataggttgcttcacaacctaggacaaAAACTGCCACatagacatgacacataggcaaaactgatgaggtggcgcctagtcatagcaacccaccacaatttacaaggttatgaccatctatattggtcatgatcagctaaaaataaggcagcggaccaatgctatctgctttatgaccatttcgtgtaaggaaattacgacctttctgaccaaaatagtcgttataatttagggtttggagccccccgaacagcttttgaccaatttgtctgtaatggtcatagatctatgaccaattcttccagggtcactgacagaaggtcactagttgacatatttcttgtagtgtcggcggagcggtgcttcatcctactcattgatggcggcgtatttcggcggcgtggcgcagtggagattCGACGTCCGATGTGTGGTGATGGACTCGCACAGGAGGACGAATCTGTCTGgtgtcatggtgacgtcgatggctgagtggccaaacaaggtagaagcctcaatatttgctctgaagacggacctatggaagatgacggcgacgacacacgagtgcgtcgaaCCGGTTTGTACCCTAGACCCGGTATGTGGTTCGGTTGGGGCTTCTGGCTTTTGATGTTACGGTTAGGTGAGTGGTCTggatagtggcccagctagcaccccttcatcattttgatgttaggcttagatgagtggtctgggtagtggcccagctagcaagcTTTCATTatttggataggagtagtggcatatgttgtcaagatggcggattcaggcatattgttgtaatactttgtaaggtcctcgagaataatcaataaagtggccgcatgcataTTCCAGATGCAGACgccaggggtcatcctccttttctaaaaaaaggaaTGGATGAGATAAAAAGAATACAAGGCACTCGGCTTACACTTATCAACAATttaagaaaaacaaatccaatatcgTAAGCAATGATTCACATATCTCATGCTCAGCTTACACATTACCAGATTAAGAAAATAAGAAATGCAATTTTTTTAGCAAGCTATGTGTTCTATGAAAATATGGTTACAACCCCATACCTACAAATGAACAAGACAAAGCGAGGAAGACATTTATCCCGGTACAAGTACAGGTAGGACCACCCAAAAAGAAAATATGCAATCAAGTCCTTGGAGTTCCCTCTACGCAGAGGGCAATTCTCCATCGCCAAGACCCAGCACCAATGAAATACCACGAGAAGGAAGGATATGAAAGTCCATCATACCCAAACCA is drawn from Triticum dicoccoides isolate Atlit2015 ecotype Zavitan chromosome 6B, WEW_v2.0, whole genome shotgun sequence and contains these coding sequences:
- the LOC119320719 gene encoding protein PAIR1-like, with translation MPRELPYTPWGFVAGDITISLSCAYVLFGVPDDGSISTGKVNEDAGHRFQQLSGSVHKMGMVLDSVQTDVIQLNRTIKDASVESGGVQQKFDLLEDTLQKIIKGQNDLKVLAENSMKSNSDQLNVLNSRTSKLNEMSLVVSVCPKKVQADLRELHGDTFRVLTKDMEELS